One genomic window of Leptospira paudalimensis includes the following:
- a CDS encoding sensor histidine kinase: MFFSLAWLSLTLSLGVWWWILGFRQAKTISEISVSLERQFELNRVNRMLQLEGSFFLSMLTLGGVTLAVLSYRDHKRSKLIADFFSTVTHEMKTPIASLQLQVEVLLEDTKDLELKRKLEKIWKENLRIESQMGNAFYLASLMQGEALYLETLTLQEIKDSYSHHEPDLVWEVSIPLTKKVHLDKKAFFAMLKNLTENAKRHGKANQIKLQIGQEKDRICFLLEDNGNGFMGNKKYLTQPFLRHSNTSGSGIGLYIVKKLIEKMKGKIEFPDSTYGFKVKLCVSEVV; this comes from the coding sequence ATGTTTTTTTCCCTGGCCTGGCTCTCCCTCACTCTGTCACTCGGAGTCTGGTGGTGGATTTTAGGGTTTCGCCAAGCCAAAACCATTTCTGAAATTTCTGTCAGTTTAGAAAGACAGTTTGAACTAAACCGCGTGAATCGGATGTTACAACTAGAGGGATCATTTTTCCTATCTATGTTAACCCTTGGTGGTGTGACTCTCGCCGTTTTATCCTACAGAGACCACAAACGTTCGAAACTCATTGCTGATTTTTTTTCTACAGTCACCCATGAAATGAAAACTCCAATTGCCAGCTTACAACTGCAAGTTGAAGTTCTATTGGAAGATACAAAAGACTTAGAACTAAAAAGAAAACTGGAAAAAATTTGGAAAGAAAACCTTCGAATTGAATCCCAGATGGGAAATGCCTTTTATCTGGCAAGTCTTATGCAAGGAGAAGCTCTTTACTTAGAAACGTTAACCTTACAAGAAATCAAAGATTCTTATTCCCACCATGAACCAGATCTGGTTTGGGAAGTATCCATCCCCCTTACAAAAAAAGTTCACCTTGATAAAAAAGCATTTTTTGCCATGTTAAAAAACCTGACTGAAAATGCAAAACGACATGGAAAAGCAAACCAAATCAAACTTCAGATTGGCCAAGAAAAGGATCGAATTTGTTTTCTTTTAGAAGATAATGGCAATGGTTTTATGGGGAATAAAAAATACCTCACCCAACCTTTTCTCCGCCATTCAAATACTAGCGGGAGTGGGATTGGTCTTTATATCGTGAAAAAATTAATCGAAAAGATGAAAGGCAAAATCGAATTTCCGGACAGTACGTACGGTTTTAAAGTCAAACTTTGTGTGAGTGAGGTCGTATGA
- a CDS encoding Cys-rich protein, whose amino-acid sequence MNKTNRLFSILALVLFTGSIQAADFPKCKEACDKFYNCSVQVNPNATEEQKSTLRRGCEFNCNRPKYYNKIASCLTAGDSCKAFSTCIMKEMQANK is encoded by the coding sequence ATGAACAAAACAAACCGTTTGTTTTCCATTTTGGCTCTGGTGTTATTCACCGGATCCATCCAAGCAGCAGATTTTCCAAAGTGTAAAGAAGCTTGTGATAAGTTTTACAATTGTTCGGTCCAAGTGAATCCGAATGCAACAGAAGAACAAAAATCAACTCTCCGTAGAGGTTGTGAGTTCAATTGTAACCGACCTAAATACTACAATAAAATTGCGAGTTGCCTCACAGCAGGTGACAGTTGTAAAGCCTTCTCCACTTGTATCATGAAAGAGATGCAAGCAAACAAATAG
- the glnA gene encoding type I glutamate--ammonia ligase yields MQFATPKFTSGKEVVEYAKKNGVLFYDFRFTDIKGMWHHVSYYVNSVNEDTFKGIPFDGSSIARWQPINASDMQLHPEISTAFLDPFTADKTLVMFCDVWDIYKNQYYEKCPRSIAKKALEFMNKSGIADTAYFGPENEFFVFDSLKVRDEINCQYYELDSNEGIWNTHSEIPGSNNTGKINFNSGHRPGTKGGYFPVAPIDSQVDLRAEFVKTLEAIGMETFVVHHEVAQAQGEIGVKFGTLIEAADNVQKLKYIVKMVAHKHGKTATFMPKPLFGDNGNGMHVHISLWKGGKNLFAGDKYQGLSDFAFNYVGGVLKYARACAAFTNASTNSYKRLIPGFEAPSILAYSAQNRSASCRIPFVSGEKAKRVEFRFPDSTANPYLAFASLLMAGMAGVAEKIDPGPAREEDLFELSLDEIREKGIRQMPHTLREAMEEMLAQREIFKQGDVFTENFLQTYQHYKFETEIWPWEGRPHPYEFLTTYSC; encoded by the coding sequence ATGCAGTTCGCAACCCCAAAATTTACTTCCGGAAAGGAAGTGGTTGAGTATGCCAAAAAAAATGGAGTCCTTTTCTATGACTTCCGATTTACGGATATCAAAGGAATGTGGCACCACGTATCGTATTATGTGAATTCCGTAAATGAAGATACATTCAAAGGAATTCCTTTTGATGGATCTTCGATTGCTCGTTGGCAGCCAATCAATGCTTCCGATATGCAATTACATCCAGAAATTTCTACGGCATTTTTAGATCCGTTCACAGCAGACAAAACACTTGTTATGTTCTGTGATGTTTGGGATATCTACAAAAACCAATACTATGAAAAATGCCCAAGATCCATCGCGAAAAAAGCATTAGAATTCATGAATAAATCCGGAATTGCAGATACTGCATACTTTGGACCAGAAAATGAATTTTTCGTATTTGATAGTTTGAAAGTTCGTGATGAAATCAACTGCCAATACTATGAGTTAGATTCAAATGAAGGGATCTGGAACACTCACTCTGAAATTCCAGGTTCAAACAACACAGGAAAAATCAACTTTAACTCAGGACATCGTCCTGGAACGAAAGGTGGTTACTTCCCAGTAGCTCCAATTGACTCTCAAGTTGACCTTAGAGCAGAATTTGTAAAAACATTAGAAGCCATTGGAATGGAAACTTTTGTGGTCCACCACGAAGTTGCCCAAGCACAAGGTGAAATTGGTGTTAAATTTGGAACACTCATTGAAGCTGCAGACAATGTTCAAAAGCTAAAATACATCGTTAAGATGGTTGCTCATAAACACGGAAAAACTGCTACCTTCATGCCAAAACCACTTTTTGGTGATAATGGTAATGGTATGCACGTTCATATCTCTCTTTGGAAAGGTGGAAAAAACCTTTTTGCAGGAGACAAATACCAAGGATTATCTGACTTCGCATTTAACTATGTAGGTGGAGTACTTAAGTATGCAAGAGCATGTGCTGCGTTTACAAATGCATCCACTAACTCTTACAAACGACTCATCCCAGGATTTGAAGCACCATCGATATTAGCTTACTCTGCACAAAACCGTTCTGCTTCTTGCCGTATCCCTTTTGTGAGTGGCGAAAAAGCAAAACGTGTGGAATTCCGATTCCCAGATTCTACAGCTAACCCATATTTGGCGTTCGCTTCTCTCCTTATGGCTGGTATGGCTGGTGTGGCTGAAAAGATTGATCCAGGTCCTGCACGTGAAGAAGATCTTTTTGAACTTTCATTGGATGAAATCCGTGAAAAAGGAATCCGCCAAATGCCTCACACACTTCGTGAAGCAATGGAAGAGATGCTTGCTCAAAGAGAAATCTTCAAACAAGGAGATGTTTTCACTGAAAACTTCTTACAAACATACCAACACTATAAGTTTGAAACAGAAATTTGGCCATGGGAAGGTCGCCCTCACCCATACGAATTCCTCACTACTTACTCTTGCTAA
- a CDS encoding class I fructose-bisphosphate aldolase: protein MNFDEISKHLGNDAESLLGFKSPKIAKELIHVPGSDWVDRIFAPTDRSIPVLRSIQTLLGHGRLGGTGYVSILPVDQGIEHSAGASFAKNPIYFDGENIIKLAIEGGCNGVATTLGVLGSVARKYAHKIPFILKINHNELLTYPNKSEQILFATVKQAYDQGCVAIGATIYFGSADAGREIVEISKVFQMAHELGMATILWCYIRNNAFKKDKDYHVSADLTGQANHLGVTIQADIIKQKLPENNGGYNVLNQESSYGKTDKRIYSDLTSEHPIDLTRYQVANCYMGRAGLINSGGASGENDLQEALKTAVINKRAGGMGLISGRKAFQKPMKDGVSLLHAIQDVYLSKEITVA from the coding sequence TTGAACTTCGACGAAATCTCGAAACATCTTGGAAACGACGCGGAATCCCTCCTTGGATTCAAATCACCAAAAATCGCAAAAGAACTCATTCACGTACCTGGTAGCGACTGGGTAGACAGAATTTTTGCACCTACAGACAGGTCCATCCCTGTTCTCAGAAGCATTCAAACTTTACTCGGCCATGGCCGACTTGGTGGAACTGGATATGTATCCATCCTTCCTGTTGACCAAGGGATTGAACACTCCGCTGGTGCATCGTTTGCCAAAAACCCAATTTACTTCGATGGCGAAAATATCATCAAACTCGCAATAGAAGGCGGTTGTAATGGTGTGGCTACAACTTTAGGAGTGCTTGGTTCTGTGGCTCGTAAGTATGCTCACAAAATCCCTTTTATTTTAAAGATCAACCACAACGAACTTCTCACTTACCCAAACAAAAGTGAACAAATTTTGTTTGCGACTGTAAAACAAGCATATGACCAAGGTTGTGTTGCTATCGGTGCCACAATTTATTTTGGATCTGCTGATGCTGGTCGTGAAATTGTTGAAATTTCAAAAGTGTTCCAAATGGCACATGAACTTGGAATGGCTACGATCCTTTGGTGTTACATCAGAAACAATGCGTTCAAAAAAGACAAAGACTACCATGTTTCGGCTGACTTAACAGGACAAGCCAACCATTTGGGAGTAACCATCCAAGCGGATATCATCAAACAAAAGTTACCTGAAAACAATGGTGGTTATAATGTTCTCAACCAAGAGTCTTCTTACGGTAAAACTGATAAACGTATTTATTCTGATTTAACTTCTGAACATCCTATTGACCTCACACGTTACCAAGTTGCAAATTGTTACATGGGAAGAGCGGGACTCATTAACTCAGGTGGAGCATCAGGAGAAAATGACTTACAAGAAGCGTTAAAAACTGCGGTCATCAATAAACGTGCTGGTGGTATGGGACTCATTTCTGGTAGAAAAGCGTTCCAAAAACCGATGAAAGACGGTGTATCACTTTTACACGCGATCCAAGACGTTTATCTTTCAAAAGAAATCACTGTTGCTTAA
- a CDS encoding response regulator transcription factor, whose product MKPRILLVEDDEGLGETLKERLEQDDYQVKWAKTVSEAETLFAPNLFDLVVLDLRLPDGNGFELAEKMVSLEKDLPFLFLTAQAGAQERLRGFELGAAEFIPKPFHLKEFLIRLERVVSLTRPHFGQKWQMDSKEIHLDSFLVKNKDGSSILLSKRDCSLLSLLLRDPSKVFSRSEILDVIVGEDSFPTERTIDNAIVRLRDALGEDSIRNVRGVGYQWIADVQPLK is encoded by the coding sequence ATGAAACCAAGGATTTTACTTGTGGAAGACGATGAAGGGCTCGGAGAAACTCTAAAAGAAAGATTAGAACAAGATGACTACCAAGTGAAATGGGCAAAAACTGTTTCGGAAGCAGAAACTCTTTTTGCACCGAATTTGTTTGATTTAGTTGTCCTCGACTTACGCCTGCCAGATGGGAATGGATTTGAACTCGCGGAAAAGATGGTTTCCCTTGAAAAGGATCTTCCTTTTTTATTTTTAACTGCTCAAGCAGGAGCCCAGGAACGACTCCGTGGGTTTGAACTCGGAGCAGCCGAATTTATCCCCAAACCTTTCCATTTAAAAGAATTTCTCATCCGCTTAGAAAGGGTTGTTTCCCTCACACGGCCCCATTTTGGTCAAAAATGGCAGATGGATTCGAAAGAAATCCATTTGGATTCCTTTTTAGTGAAAAACAAGGATGGTTCTAGCATCCTACTTTCCAAACGTGACTGTTCCCTCCTAAGCTTACTTCTGAGAGATCCCTCAAAAGTATTTAGTCGCTCTGAAATCCTTGATGTCATCGTGGGTGAAGACAGTTTTCCTACGGAAAGGACCATTGATAATGCCATTGTTCGGTTGCGCGATGCCTTAGGGGAAGATTCCATTCGTAATGTCCGAGGGGTTGGATACCAGTGGATTGCAGATGTCCAACCTTTGAAATAA
- a CDS encoding motility associated factor glycosyltransferase family protein, whose amino-acid sequence MSQMIDPISSEIFERKPYLQNYFKNFQSVQNWELHRAKKDGEYYVSLDGNPLSSSFSPLTQATRLLDTYSLKQTDVVILFGLGNPHLLTSVSEKLNPGQILIFVGEDETLVPILWDPILKSILQVPGRHLFSGELFYPLFFNYLESLPIERVSGLKIIRNPTDTNRNPIYKELEDKTQTVFSAKMSDLLTKFEFERLWIKNSVFNLVHAEKNLPVKFPISKLRDKFKGLTAVLVSAGPSLRKNLSWLQEVRDKVFVLSCDTSLKVLIKAGIKADGVVTLDAQTNSFFHFMGESLGDIPLFADLVSSPTLLREPMFTSVVHSVTAKYQVDAEGSLVREVTAGGELAEHVFHDVGDIQSGGSVATTAFDMLRFMGFGSVYFLGQDLAYSGREIHSTGTHHNEKWLMQVSRKNSLERINEVIIRKRETRYVPSCSGGEVLTDYVLDLYRHWFEESATSVQEMSLWNVNEDGAKMEGIPSLSPKAAKDKLSLIPNHNYPWREFSIWSGKVNGQKKGGTQKGITSQGTIHNSGEALFRKIKTDLTFIESKLNAFESESSASSFQDSEIWIWMQSESYLRRLIRKTEIYLLRHKDLDPKRKNQILIQSIRKEIRYLKRSLYPMMDSFPEKG is encoded by the coding sequence ATGTCCCAAATGATCGATCCGATTTCCAGTGAAATTTTTGAACGGAAGCCATACTTACAAAATTATTTCAAAAACTTTCAGTCTGTTCAAAACTGGGAATTACACAGAGCGAAGAAAGATGGGGAATATTATGTCTCATTAGATGGGAACCCACTCTCTTCTTCCTTCTCTCCCCTAACACAAGCCACACGACTCTTGGACACCTATTCTTTAAAACAAACTGATGTAGTGATCTTATTTGGACTTGGAAATCCTCACCTCCTAACAAGTGTCAGTGAAAAATTAAACCCAGGCCAGATCTTAATTTTTGTGGGAGAGGACGAAACACTGGTTCCCATTTTATGGGATCCAATTCTTAAATCCATTTTACAAGTGCCGGGAAGGCATTTGTTTTCGGGAGAACTCTTTTATCCGCTTTTTTTCAATTACTTAGAATCCCTTCCCATTGAACGAGTGAGTGGACTTAAAATCATTCGGAATCCAACAGACACAAACCGAAATCCCATTTACAAAGAATTGGAAGACAAAACCCAAACTGTATTTTCAGCCAAGATGAGTGACCTACTCACCAAGTTTGAGTTTGAAAGGTTATGGATTAAAAACAGTGTGTTTAATCTTGTTCATGCCGAAAAAAATCTTCCAGTCAAATTCCCAATCTCCAAACTTCGTGACAAGTTTAAAGGACTCACCGCCGTACTCGTATCAGCTGGTCCTAGTTTACGAAAGAACCTATCTTGGTTACAAGAAGTAAGAGACAAAGTATTTGTTCTGTCTTGTGATACTTCACTGAAAGTTCTCATCAAAGCGGGAATCAAAGCAGATGGAGTGGTCACACTCGATGCCCAAACCAATTCCTTTTTTCATTTTATGGGTGAATCCCTCGGAGACATTCCCCTTTTTGCCGACCTAGTGAGTTCCCCGACCCTTCTCCGAGAACCAATGTTTACATCCGTTGTCCATTCGGTGACTGCAAAATACCAAGTGGATGCGGAAGGATCCCTTGTCAGGGAAGTTACAGCTGGTGGGGAACTCGCTGAACATGTATTCCATGATGTGGGTGATATCCAATCAGGTGGGTCTGTGGCCACAACTGCCTTTGATATGTTACGTTTTATGGGATTTGGCAGTGTCTACTTTCTTGGCCAGGACCTTGCGTATTCAGGACGTGAAATCCATTCCACAGGTACCCATCATAATGAAAAATGGTTAATGCAAGTTAGTCGCAAAAATAGCCTCGAACGGATCAATGAAGTCATCATCCGGAAACGCGAAACTCGTTACGTTCCTTCTTGTAGTGGAGGCGAGGTATTAACGGATTATGTTCTCGATTTGTACCGTCACTGGTTTGAAGAGTCCGCCACAAGCGTGCAAGAAATGTCACTTTGGAATGTAAATGAAGACGGGGCAAAGATGGAAGGGATCCCCTCCCTTTCTCCCAAGGCCGCGAAAGATAAGTTAAGCCTAATTCCCAATCACAATTACCCATGGCGTGAGTTTTCCATTTGGTCGGGAAAAGTAAATGGCCAGAAAAAAGGAGGTACCCAAAAAGGAATCACCTCACAAGGAACCATACACAATAGTGGCGAGGCACTTTTTCGAAAGATCAAAACAGATCTAACCTTCATCGAATCCAAACTGAATGCATTTGAAAGTGAATCTTCTGCATCGTCCTTCCAAGATTCGGAGATATGGATTTGGATGCAAAGTGAATCCTATTTACGGAGACTCATCCGCAAAACAGAAATTTATTTGTTACGCCACAAAGATTTAGATCCAAAACGAAAAAACCAAATTCTAATCCAGTCCATCCGAAAGGAGATCCGGTATTTAAAACGAAGTCTTTATCCGATGATGGATTCGTTTCCGGAAAAAGGATGA
- a CDS encoding chromosome segregation SMC family protein, with the protein MHLKSLNIVGFKTFADETEINFDPGFTAVVGPNGSGKSNIVDSVKWVFGEKSAKGLRGEKMDDVIFHGTESRRAAGFSEVSILFDNDDRFFNIDYPSVKITRRLYPDGENEYYLNDIRTTRKDIEKTLLDTGIGKSSYSILEQGRVDQILNSKPEERRAIFEEAAGVSRFKLDRKEATKKLEDTNQNLLRIHDIMSSMQKDLEVKEKQSEKAEQYFKLKSDLDESDKNLRYLKLKDFKRRMKKSDEELQEIREKNKSILSLIQNETNLISEKETIKEAKEREIAEIDKKLFDHLSKSQIQKEKIAKNKTFIQEYELRIGEILSSLELENQATIKLEVEKKAIELENERQREIQATLQEEITELESKRVSLELSIKEEEKAIEEKETRIGENEKRHITLREKQKTVILELIQELENKKRESKEGEEIRNQNKLELVSLTNEFQSKLQFALNHLEDSKLNEAKVVLKEIRLDLYSEKLSDFLKKEDDFRNLLFDKDGILSKKESIDQEIEDLILENENLTRGIRDNQSNIILYRNQWEETRTQIVELEKKLLESNSRLENQQKEISVLEERIGEIQLRISGAKEQESVIREKKESLEKEVEFLEKEIEEAYQEFLSMSRILESEKETLQSLVEEISGIKSNISKNQEVFQNLLPLLSEKERTSSALKVQIDSLVEELYNDYSLTDSELEAERGGLELEQKAEERRLRSAKSEIQLLGSINPLAIEEYRNIKEIYEHNLKQKQDIESSKKDIEEVLKRINEESEKLFQLTFERIKENFQETFSTLFNGGRATLELTEKEDSLNSGVEIMAEPPGKHVQNLRLLSGGEKSLTAIALLFAIYMVKPSPFCFLDEIDAALDEANKLRFCQILDRFKDKTQFIVVSHAQSTISRANAIFGVTNEEPGISKILSLRLDEAKSFSKQISQKTGTEN; encoded by the coding sequence ATGCATTTAAAAAGCCTAAACATTGTTGGATTCAAAACATTTGCAGATGAGACCGAGATCAATTTTGATCCAGGGTTTACCGCAGTCGTCGGACCTAATGGTTCGGGAAAATCAAATATTGTCGATTCCGTTAAATGGGTTTTTGGTGAAAAAAGTGCCAAAGGTTTACGCGGCGAAAAAATGGACGATGTCATTTTCCATGGAACAGAGAGTAGGCGAGCTGCTGGGTTTTCCGAAGTGTCCATCCTCTTCGACAACGATGACCGTTTTTTTAATATCGATTACCCTTCCGTCAAAATCACACGTAGGCTTTACCCTGACGGCGAAAACGAATACTATTTAAATGATATCCGCACCACAAGAAAGGACATCGAAAAAACCTTACTCGATACAGGGATTGGGAAATCCAGTTATAGTATTTTAGAACAAGGTCGAGTGGACCAAATCCTTAATTCCAAACCAGAAGAAAGACGTGCTATCTTTGAAGAGGCAGCTGGGGTTTCTCGTTTTAAATTAGACCGCAAAGAAGCGACAAAAAAATTAGAAGACACAAACCAAAACCTTCTTCGGATCCATGACATCATGAGTTCCATGCAAAAGGATTTGGAAGTTAAAGAAAAACAATCCGAAAAAGCAGAACAATACTTCAAACTCAAATCTGATTTAGATGAATCCGATAAAAATTTACGCTATTTAAAGCTTAAAGACTTTAAACGTCGGATGAAAAAATCAGATGAAGAACTACAAGAGATCCGAGAAAAAAATAAATCGATTTTATCCCTCATCCAAAACGAAACCAATTTGATTTCGGAAAAGGAAACAATCAAAGAAGCAAAAGAAAGAGAAATTGCAGAGATTGATAAAAAATTATTCGATCATCTTTCCAAAAGCCAAATCCAAAAAGAAAAAATCGCCAAAAACAAAACCTTCATCCAAGAATATGAATTACGCATTGGTGAAATCCTATCTTCCTTAGAATTGGAAAACCAAGCGACCATCAAATTGGAAGTGGAAAAAAAGGCAATTGAGCTTGAAAACGAACGCCAAAGGGAAATCCAAGCAACTCTCCAAGAAGAAATTACAGAATTAGAATCCAAACGTGTTTCTTTGGAACTTTCCATCAAAGAAGAAGAAAAGGCGATCGAAGAAAAAGAAACTCGCATCGGGGAAAATGAAAAACGACATATCACCCTTCGCGAAAAACAAAAAACAGTCATCCTTGAACTCATCCAAGAGTTGGAGAATAAAAAAAGAGAATCCAAAGAAGGCGAGGAGATCCGAAACCAAAACAAATTGGAGCTCGTATCTCTTACTAATGAATTCCAATCCAAATTACAATTTGCACTCAATCATTTAGAAGATTCAAAACTGAATGAAGCAAAAGTTGTTTTAAAAGAAATTCGATTGGATCTGTATTCGGAAAAACTCAGTGATTTCCTCAAAAAGGAAGATGATTTCAGAAACCTTCTGTTTGATAAAGATGGGATTTTATCCAAAAAAGAATCCATCGACCAAGAAATTGAGGATTTAATCCTAGAAAATGAAAACCTAACACGTGGAATTCGAGACAACCAAAGTAATATCATTCTCTATCGTAATCAGTGGGAAGAAACAAGAACCCAAATTGTAGAATTAGAGAAAAAACTATTAGAATCCAATTCAAGATTAGAAAACCAACAAAAGGAGATCTCTGTCCTGGAAGAAAGGATCGGAGAAATCCAATTGCGAATCTCTGGTGCCAAAGAACAAGAATCTGTGATCCGTGAGAAAAAGGAAAGTTTAGAGAAGGAAGTTGAGTTCTTAGAAAAAGAAATTGAAGAAGCCTACCAAGAATTCCTTTCGATGAGTCGGATTTTGGAATCCGAAAAGGAAACCTTACAAAGTTTAGTGGAAGAAATTTCTGGAATCAAATCGAATATTTCGAAAAACCAAGAAGTCTTCCAAAATCTTTTACCATTATTATCCGAAAAAGAACGAACTAGTTCCGCACTGAAAGTGCAAATTGATTCCCTCGTGGAAGAGTTGTACAATGATTATTCCTTAACGGATTCGGAACTAGAAGCAGAAAGGGGAGGTTTAGAATTGGAACAAAAAGCAGAAGAAAGACGTCTTCGTTCTGCCAAATCAGAAATCCAACTCCTAGGTTCCATCAACCCTCTTGCGATAGAAGAGTATCGCAATATCAAAGAAATTTACGAACACAACCTAAAACAAAAACAAGACATTGAAAGTTCTAAAAAAGACATCGAAGAAGTGTTAAAACGAATCAATGAAGAGTCTGAAAAACTCTTCCAATTGACCTTTGAACGAATCAAAGAAAACTTCCAAGAAACATTCTCGACATTGTTCAATGGGGGACGAGCTACTCTTGAACTTACCGAAAAGGAAGATTCTTTGAATTCTGGAGTAGAAATTATGGCGGAACCTCCAGGGAAACATGTTCAAAACTTACGTTTGTTATCTGGTGGTGAAAAATCACTCACAGCGATTGCACTTCTTTTTGCAATATATATGGTGAAACCAAGTCCATTCTGCTTTTTGGATGAGATTGATGCGGCTCTTGACGAAGCAAACAAACTTCGTTTTTGCCAAATCCTAGACCGTTTCAAAGACAAAACACAATTCATCGTTGTTTCTCACGCACAGTCCACCATCTCAAGGGCCAATGCGATTTTTGGAGTCACCAATGAAGAACCTGGGATCTCCAAGATCCTTTCGTTACGTTTGGATGAAGCAAAATCCTTCTCGAAACAAATTTCCCAAAAAACTGGAACTGAGAATTAA
- a CDS encoding GAF domain-containing SpoIIE family protein phosphatase — MSSRKPDFGRFQHLESFIHHSKDAIWCYELDIPMPISLPLEEQMEYIWNHSVVRECNLAMVKLNGFRSLEDVNGKYLKEIVSLTSIHLLRKFIENSYQLEDYEYTENASILPRVYLINSHGQVVDGHLVRIWGQQIEISNIRESESKLSGLLQFSQIVTEVSKMFVHTKAEFVSDAIQFALEELGKYSKADRVFVAEISSDKQFLSVSHEWLSLGVPSLFEVGTKLPIAKMNPERLGVLAGDGVIYIPDTRALSDEPWHLQLFKSAEVRSILVIGLRDEGNLIGILGVTTYQALGDWTSETKQMLGLVAGFVSQGLVRAKNEIKLMKKEKILQRFYSDVKEDLALAKLTQEAWVAKDFGTIPNLKIESRFLPYDEIGGDLILYEKPKPDCIDIFFGDISGHGISSALVSGIAAVSFKKHSFVESSPAAILEAMHIELKTIIFKHHISACVMRIYPLERRIDFSFAGHPPGVFWNQKDRVMKFVKDEMYPILLLDDWKGKNISKTFEKGDRLLLYSDGIYELEEETGGYIGLDVFLQELSEMISVSEDTDSLIKKMIANCLVEKERIIHDDIAVLFLEF, encoded by the coding sequence ATGAGCTCTCGCAAACCAGATTTTGGTCGTTTCCAACACTTGGAGAGTTTTATCCACCACTCGAAAGACGCCATTTGGTGTTACGAATTAGATATCCCCATGCCCATTTCTTTACCACTGGAAGAACAGATGGAATACATTTGGAACCATTCTGTGGTGCGCGAATGTAACCTGGCCATGGTTAAGTTGAATGGATTCCGAAGTTTGGAAGATGTGAATGGTAAATACCTCAAAGAAATTGTTTCCTTAACGAGTATCCATCTCCTCCGTAAGTTCATAGAGAATTCGTACCAATTAGAAGATTACGAATACACAGAAAATGCATCCATTTTGCCTCGTGTTTATCTCATCAATTCCCATGGGCAAGTTGTAGATGGGCATCTGGTTCGCATTTGGGGCCAACAAATTGAAATCTCCAACATTCGCGAGTCTGAGTCGAAACTTTCGGGACTTTTGCAGTTTTCCCAAATCGTGACTGAAGTTTCAAAAATGTTTGTACACACCAAAGCAGAATTTGTTTCCGATGCCATTCAGTTTGCCTTGGAGGAATTAGGAAAGTATTCAAAGGCAGACAGGGTGTTTGTTGCAGAGATATCTTCTGATAAACAATTTTTATCGGTTAGCCATGAATGGTTGTCTCTTGGTGTGCCCTCTCTTTTTGAGGTAGGAACAAAACTTCCCATTGCTAAAATGAATCCGGAAAGGTTAGGAGTTCTTGCTGGTGATGGCGTGATTTATATTCCTGATACAAGAGCACTTAGCGATGAACCTTGGCATTTACAATTATTCAAATCAGCAGAAGTTCGTTCCATTTTGGTAATTGGATTAAGGGATGAAGGGAATTTAATTGGAATCCTTGGAGTCACAACTTACCAAGCATTAGGTGATTGGACAAGTGAAACCAAGCAAATGTTAGGTTTAGTTGCAGGGTTTGTTTCACAAGGTTTGGTGCGTGCCAAAAACGAAATCAAACTGATGAAAAAGGAAAAAATTCTACAAAGATTTTATTCTGATGTAAAAGAAGACTTGGCACTTGCAAAACTCACCCAAGAAGCTTGGGTCGCAAAAGATTTTGGCACGATTCCCAATTTAAAAATTGAATCTAGGTTTTTACCGTATGATGAAATTGGGGGAGATTTAATTTTATATGAAAAACCAAAACCTGATTGTATTGATATATTTTTTGGAGACATCTCTGGGCATGGGATTTCCTCTGCTTTGGTTTCTGGTATCGCTGCTGTTTCGTTTAAAAAACATTCATTTGTGGAATCTTCACCAGCTGCCATTTTGGAAGCGATGCATATTGAACTCAAAACCATCATTTTTAAACACCATATCTCTGCATGTGTGATGCGGATTTATCCTTTAGAAAGAAGGATCGATTTTAGTTTTGCTGGCCATCCACCAGGAGTTTTTTGGAACCAAAAAGACCGTGTCATGAAATTTGTAAAAGATGAAATGTATCCGATTCTATTGCTTGATGATTGGAAAGGGAAAAACATTTCCAAAACTTTTGAAAAAGGCGATCGTCTTTTACTTTATTCCGATGGGATATATGAATTGGAAGAAGAAACAGGCGGTTACATTGGACTTGATGTATTTTTACAAGAACTCTCAGAAATGATTTCGGTTTCGGAAGATACTGATAGCCTCATCAAAAAGATGATTGCCAATTGCCTTGTGGAAAAGGAACGAATCATCCATGATGATATAGCCGTACTCTTTTTAGAATTTTAA